One Spinacia oleracea cultivar Varoflay chromosome 4, BTI_SOV_V1, whole genome shotgun sequence DNA segment encodes these proteins:
- the LOC130459257 gene encoding vacuolar protein sorting-associated protein 35B-like, producing the protein MANATRGSGGLVMLFIEIINKYLYFFEKGNNQITVNTIQDLMELITTEMQSDNAATDSAAEAFFASTLRYIQFQKQKGGAVSEKYEPNVSFFVDLGELKS; encoded by the exons ATGGCTAATGCTACTCGGGGTAGTGGTGGTTTAGTTATGCTGTTCATTGAAATCATCAATAA GTATCTCTATTTTTTTGAGAAGGGAAACAACCAAATCACCGTCAATACAATCCAGGATCTAATGGAATTAATTACTACAGAGATGCAAAGTGATAATGCGGCAACAGATTCTGCTGCTGAAGCTTTCTTTGCAAGCACATTGCGGTACATCCAATTCCAGAAACAAAAAGGTGGCGCAGTTAGTGAGAAATATGAACCTAATGTTAGTTTTTTTGTTGATCTGG GAGAACTGAAAAGTTAA